CAACAGCTAAAGTATCTTGAGGATAATTGCCTGTTAAGAGTCCAGAGGGACTTCCCCCACATCCGACTAAGGTAATGGCAGCTACAAGAACAAGAGCTAATAGGCGAGAAATGTATTTTTTCATGATCTTTATTAGAATTGGCATTAAAAATTATAGTCAAAATCCGGGTCTATTCTATCTGAAGGAAGGAATAAACTGCTAAAATGGGGGATGGGATCAGGGTCAAACGTCCCAATTCTAATACTTAATTTAGCTTTAATAGTTATCTTAAAAATTAATTAAGATTTAGAATTGTTTAAAAATATTTCAACTTCTGTTAATGTCGGTTGAGCCGCAATTGCACCGGGTTTTGTTGTGGTTAATGCCCCAACTGCACTCGCAAACCGTACCATATCTTCAGCTATTATAGCATGATTAATCGCATCTAGTCCTAATTTACAGAATTGATCAAGAATTCCGGCTGTAAATCCATCTCCCGCTCCAGTGGTATCTGCTACACTAACAGAAAATGCGGGTAGTCTTCCTGAATTTCCGGCTAAATAATAGGCACAACCTTGTTCTCCGGCGGTGACAAATACGCCTTGAATTTGTAACTGTTGGGCGATCGCTTTGGGTTCTATAGTATTAAATAATAATTCTGCTTCTTCATTGGTTAATTTCAGGAAATCCGCATTTTGAACAACCTTTAAAATCAGTTCCATCGCTTCATTCGGGTTTGACCAAAACATCGGTCGCCAATTGATATCAATAAAAACTTTAACTTGATATTTTTTAGCCAACTGAATCGCTTTTAAAATCGCTTTTTGACTTTCTGGATACGCTAATTCCAAGGTTCCTAAAACCAGAAATTCGGCGGTTTTAAATAATACTTCTGGAAGGAGTTCAGCTTGTAAATGAGTATCTGCAAATTCCCTTGTGTCTCTATCCCCAAATCCTGCAAAACTGCGATCGCCGCCTGCATCTCTAACCACATAAACAATCCGAGTCGGTGCGTTAGAATGGCGTTGAACTCCTGTAATATTAACACCTATTTCCCTTAATAATTCCACTAATTGTTCTCCGGGCGCATCTTCCCCAATACACCCGATAAAAGCTGTCGAAATCCCCAATTTAACCAATCCACAAGCGGTATTAGCGGGGGCACCTCCAGGGTAATCTGTCCACGATTTAACCTGTTCTAACGGTTGTCCTAATTCATTCGATAACCGATCAAACAACATTTCACCAATACAAATAACTTGAGGATTATTCATGATTTTTAATAAAAATAAACCTTCTCTATTGTAGGCTGCGTAAGCAATGCACACAAACCAGTTATATATCGTAGAACGTTTAAGCACACTCAGCCAGAGTAAACAGGATGGGATGATTTGACCCTAATGATTCTTGGTTTTGCTTGAATTGGATATAGGCTGAGGACTGAAAAGAACGGAAATACAAATCTAAAGATATAATTAAACTTTGTTCCGTCATCTGGGGAATCGTTCAATGCGTCCCAAAAACCCACTATTCCAAAAGTGTCTTGCCTATCTTGAATCATTACCTAATATTAAGGCAACTATTCTAGGAGAGCCTTATTTTTCTAGTGAGGTTTTGGCAGATGGAGAGCTAACAATTAGCAACTCTCATAATACTTTCAATTATGTCTGTGAAATCAAAACGGGTCTCACAAATGATGTCGTTGAACAAGTTGCAGATTATTTAACTAAGTTAGGTGACAGACTAAAGCCTGGTCAAAAACCTCTACTTGTAACACGCAGTTTGTCTAATCTAGTTGTGGATCAACTCTTAGAAAGAAATATTGAATTTATTGATGTTGATGGAAATATTTATCTGAATAGCCCAGGAATTTATCTAGTAGTTCGTAATCAAGCTTCAAAAGATAGTAAAAATAAGTCTTTAGAAATTACTAGCTCTACTTTGCAAGTTATGTATGCCTTATTAAGCCAGCCCAATACTTTAAAGCAGGATAATGTTGATGAACAAATTTCTTACATTTCTGGTGTTAGTCCAAAAACGGTGAAAAGCACTTTAAAAAAACTTCAAGAGTTAGATTACATGACTTACAAATACGGAAGATACGAAATCATTGATTATGTCAAACTTCTTGAGAGGTGGGAGTTAGGATACTCTGAAAGATTACGTTCAAAATTACTAATCGGAACATTTAGTCCCATTGGAAAACGGAATTTTTCAGAAATCGAAGATGAGCTAAAACAATACGCAGATCAATATGGCTATCTAATCGGTGGTGAGCTTGCCGCCTCAATTCTAACTGAATATCTTCGTCCTATTAGTGCAATACTGCATCTTGGTGAAAATATTGATTACCGCCAGATAGCAGTTAAATTAAAGCTAAAACCTGATCCTGAAGGCAGTATTACCTTGCTTGAAAGTTTTGGACATGACCAGTATGATCAAAACGAATTTGGAGGATTGAAGAATATTGTTCATCCATTATTAATTCACGCAGAGTTGGTACGGACGGGTAATAGCCGATTAAAAGAAACTGCTATACTGATTTATGATCGATATATTGAGGAAATAGCGTAAAAGAATGATTGGTTCTAAAGAGAAGCAGGTTTTGACTGATTTAGTAAATATAGTCACTGCATTAGAGTTACCTATGATTCTGGTTGGCGCGGGAGCTAGGTTATTGATCTTTGACCAAAAATTTGGGGAAGGTAGGGGAACTAAGGATTGGGATGTGGCAATATCTATAGAGAGTTGGGAAGCCTATCAAGAACTTCGTGACAATTTAATGGGTGGTAATTCTCCTCGTTTTAAACCCACAAAAAATGCTCATAAATTTATTCATATAGAAACCAATATTGAAGTTGATATAGTCCCCTTTGGAGAAATTGGTGAGCCTAATCAAAAAATTGTTTGGCCTGATAGTGGTAACCCCATGAATGTTTTAGGCTTTCCTGAAGCTCTCTTTCATGCAACAACTGCTAGTATTGATGACTTGGAAATTAAAGTGATTGATACGCCAGCTTTTATCGTTCTCAAAGTTTTTGCTTGGGGAGATCGGGGAGAACGTACTAACAAAGATTTAGAAGACATTGAATTTATCTTATCAAGGTATGAAGATGATAAACGTGTATATACAGAATTACTGGATGAACTTGCAGAGGGTGTGGTTGAGTTACTTGATGCCAATATCTACTTACTTGGGCAAGATATTAATAGAATACTTCAAGAAAAAACTAGAGTTGAGTTAAATTTATTGTTGGACAAACTGATTGAAGGTTTAGATGTTGATCAGCCAAGAAGAAGTTTGGGTTATAGGTTAAAGGTGCTACAGCAAGGAATTAGATCTTTATCCAGATAACGTATTCTTAGAATACGTTATCTGGGCAGTATGAAGATTATCTATTTACCAAATTCTGAGTAGATTCCCTGGTTCTACCAGGGAACCAGAGGAAATTAAACAATATAAGGAGAATCAATCGCTTGCGCCCGATTAACAGCTACTAAGGTTTGATAGAAAATCGCTGCAATTTCCGCACGGGAGACATCTCTCAACGGGTTAAATACCTCTTTTTTCGGGTAATTAACCACCATATTTAATTCCGTTGCGGTAATCATGGCATTAACAGCAAAAGCCGGAATTTGAGCACGGTCAGTATAAACACTCAAATTAACTGGTGTTCCTCCCGTTAATTTCAACCCATTTACTAAAGAAACAATAGCTTGAGAGCGAGTTAAATTTTGATTCGGTCGGAAACTTTTATCAGGATAACCCGACAGAAAACCTGCCCGATTTGCTTGATTAATGGCTTCTTTCCCCCAGAAATCCGCCGGGACATCTGTAAAGGCGATGGCTTCTCGAATAGGGGTGAGTGTAAACGCCTTCATCAACATTGCAGCGTGTTGGGCGCGAGTTAAGGTCGCATCGGGTTTAAATGAACCATCGGGGAACCCGCTAATAATCCCCATATCCGCTAATCGTTCAATAAACGGTCTCGCCCAGTGAGACGCAATATCGTTGAATTTTGCGCCACCTGGAGCCGGAGTCGGTGTGGGAGTTGGGCCAGGGCTGGGTGCTGGGGTGGGAGAAGGGGTTGGACTTTGATTAGCACTAAATTCAATATTTCCTAATGTCCGAGTTGGGTTAATTTGATTTCCCACTGAAACTAAGGTGAATTTACTGGCATTTTGCACATCATATTTGCCATTATCAACAAATACATTGCCACCATTATCTTGAGGATTACCCAAATCTGGAGCAGAATCAGCAATCACCGTTAACCCATCTTGAAGATTTTTCTTAACTTGGTTTTTTCGCAATACGGGTTTAGATTGTCCTGATAACACCAGTCCAGAGCGGTTTTCCAGAATTTCATTTTCAATAATCAATGGGGCAGCAGAGGCTTGCACAGCGATCGCATATCCGGTATTTTGGAATTTATTCCCCCGAATTTCTCCTTTGGCATTTCCCGCTAAAGCGATACCATTTCCCACATTTTGAATAAAATCACTATTAAGTACCGTAGGAATGGCTGTTCCTGTTGCAAATAACCCTTCTCGTTTGGATTTTGATAAAGTACAACTGGCAACGGTACAATAAACGGATTCTGCCCAAATTCCGGTTCCTCGCGTTTGCTCATTGGTGACACTGACACCCTTAACCGTCGAGTTATTTTGCATCAAAATCGTAATATTCTGAGCCGCTGCACTGGGACTGGTAAACGTACCACTCCCGACAATCACTACATCTTGGCCTTTTGTAGCTTCATTCCCCAGAATTGTGACTCCCGATGGCACAATTAAGGGAAAGACTTCCCCACTAGCAGCGTTATAGCTTCCGGGGGCGACTTGAATCACGGTTCCTGATTGGGCACGACTCAGGGCTTTAGCAATGGTTTTTAAGGGGTCAGATTGCCCACCTGTAGCAGAATCATTGCCTGTGGCAGAATTAACAAATAAGGTGGCAGATGCAGCCATCGGTACAGTTTGAGTCACGACTTGTAGAGTTCCTTTAACGCGAGTAGGACTAATAATATTTCCAAAAGAAGTTAAGCTGGCAGTTCCAGCATTTTGAACATCAAAACCGCCATTATTGCGAATGGTATTTCCCCCTGGAGTTTGCACGGTTCCCAAATCGGGTGTGGCTTGATTTAGGATGACAACACCATCGCCACTATTGCGTTCAATTAGGTTTTGACGCAAAATCGGTTTAGCGTGATCTGCAATTAATAATCCAGAGCGATTTTCTACAATAGCATTATCTCGAATTAAGGGAGCAGCTTGATCTTTAATGGAAAGACCATATCCGGTATTTTGAAAGGTATTTCCTTGAATTTCTCCTTTGATTTCCCCTTCAATGGATAGGCCATACCCTTCATTTTGAGTAAAAATACTATTGAGAATTTGAGGATTTCCTGAACCCACTGCATAAATCCCTTCCCGTTTACAGCGAGTCAAGGTACAATTGGCAATCATAGGAGATTGAGATTCAATCCAAACCCCAGTTCCACGAGTTTGAATATTGGTGACGGTTACGCCGAGCAATTGGGCGTTATTTTCCATCAAAATTGTAATATTTTGACTCGCTGCACTGGGACTGGTATAGAGTCCATTACCTTCGATTAAAATGCCACTGCCTTTACCTGATTCATTCCCCATAACAATGACCCCTGAAGGCACAATTAGGGGGAAAGTTTCACCACTGAAACTATTATAAGTGCCAGCTTCTAGGTAAATTGTAGTTCCAGACTGAGCTTGAGACAGGGCTTTTTTTAAGGTTTTAAAGGGGGAATTGGAGTCCCCAGAACTGAAATCGTTTCCAGTGGCGGGGTTAACGTACAGAGTTACCATAATTGTGTTTTTGATTAAACCGTCTGCGCTTTATCCTAGGTTCTGTTACACCTCTGGTGTTAGGGATTCGGTCAAAAAACCGGAAAAACTTAATTTATTTTAATATTGTTCTGTTGGTTATACCTTTAGGGGGTTTCAGCCCTGGTTTCAAGTTAATGCTCTGTTTTTGGGAATTCAAGATGGGCATAGCCCATCCTTCTTTTGCTTAACTGTTATAGGTGCGATAACGCCATTTAGACAGTTGAGATTCTCCAAAGCAAGCTAATCCTTGCAATTCTAAAACCCGTTTTTGCAAAGTGTCAATTAAGTTATCTTGTTCTTGCAAATAGGTTTTCAACGCATCATAATTAACTGTTGTATTGGTCGTTCCCGGCTGTTGTGTTTTACTAGAAACTAAACTCGCTAATTTTTGTTCCATTGTCGCTATTTGAGCTTTTTGAGTTGCACAAATATGCTCTAGCTGGGAATAACTTTCTGTAGAAATACTGTGAGCTAATTTTACTTCTAATTCAGTAATTTTCTCTTGTTTCATTTGCAGTTGCGCTAGAGACCCATTACTGGCATTAAGTTCTTTTTCCAGGGCTTCAATTTGCTGAGTTAATTGTGCTTCAATGGTGCGTTGTTGTTCTAATTCGTTTTGCAAGGTTTGGTGGGTTTCGGCTGAAATTTTTCCGGCTAATTCCTGTTCTAATTCAGGAATTCGATTTAATTGAGTTTGTAATTGAGCAATCGTTGATTTTTGTTGTTCTGAGGCTTTTTGTAAAGCTTGATACACTTCTACATCAACGGTTTGTGTTACTTTTTGTTCTAGTTGATGGTGTAGATTAGTAATGGTTTGTTTTTGCTGTTCTGCTTCTTGTTTTAAGGCTTCATGGGTTGCAGAATCAACGGTTTGCGCCAGTTGAGCTTCTAATTCTGATATCCTAGTCAGTTGCTGCTGTAACTGTTGAATGGTATTAGCTTGTTCTTCAACTTGCTGTTTTAAGGCTACAGTCTCAGAGGAAAGATCAGAAGACTCTACATTAGCAGTTTCTACCGTTTCAGAGGAAGTGGAAGGTGCTGTTTCTGGAGTTTTGGTAGATAGATTTAACTCCCCTTTTCCTAGGCGTTCAAATAACTCAGATTTGGAGACTCCTAATTCTTTAGCCAAGGATTCTATCTGTTGTGCTGAATCAGCCGTTAATGAAACCGTAACTTTTACTTTGTCACTAATGGCAGAAGCAGGACGGGAAGTAGAAGGAGTGCGTTTTTTTCTATTGGTGGACATGAGACTATATTCCTTAAAAATTTCACTTAGGAGACAAGAATTTTAGATTGTGGATGTTATCACAACAATTCAACCCAAAATCTAAAAGGGTTTATCCCAAATTCATCGATTGGATGGCGGTAGACTTTCAATCGTGAGGTGTGCATCTCACTGTTGACATTTTGAATTCCTGTTCAACATTATCCTGCAATAGCCTACATTTAGAAGTATAGGGCGGTGCAGAGACAAAAAAGTGTAAATTTTGTGAAGAACAAGAGGGCGGGTCTGTGGAGCAGGCGTCCCGCCTGCTAAAGGTCTATGGAAAAAAGGAGGGTAGCTTATCTGGGAGAGCAGGAGGACAGAGGAAGTCCAACCGTCATCGCTCTCAGCAGCCCAAAGCAAAAATATGTACTTAATAAATAATTTTAACCTTAACTAAAGTTTTTTACAAATCCTCTAAAAATAGAAGACAATTTAAACATAATTTTATCCTGTTTTATTTTAGCAAGTAAATACCGTTGCTGTAAAGATTGTAACCCATTAATTAAATCCGTTGATGATAACTCTACACTTTCTCTCAATGTTTCTCTGGATAAGGGTTGCTGAAATTCACTTAATTTTAAAACGATTTGTTGTTCAATCGGTGAAAGTCGGTTAAAGAGTTGGTTAAAGTGCGATCGCATTTCCTGAGTAATCACTAATTCATTCTCAGCTAAGAACTCAGCAAGATCACCATCAAATATATTTTTAATTGAAATAGCAATACTTTTTAAATAACTAGGATTTCCTTCATATAAATTAATTAAATTTAACCAACATTCTTGATTTTTTAACCCTTTATAATTCAAAATATTAGTATCATATAAACCCGATAATTCTAAACACTTAACCGGATATAATTCCTCATCTAAACTTTCCATTTCTCCACATTGTTCTTGACTAATTAAAATTAAACTACTCTGATGTTCAATTTCCGTCATCAAAGTAAAAAAGTTTTGATAACTTTGATATTCCGGTTGATATTGTCCCGCGAATTGACCCGGAGTAAAGATATTCTGCACATCATCAAGGATAATTAAACATTTTTTCTCTATTAACAGATCTAATAATTGTTTGAATTGATCATCTATCGTTTGTTTTTCTTCTGGTTTAATAATATTTAATAAATCCTGAATAAGCAACTCTAAGGGTTTAGGATATTTTAAACTTTTCCAAATAATGACTTCAAATTGATCTAAGTTCAAATCAATAAACCTTTTAACCAAAGCGGTTTTACCCATTCCCGATATTCCTAATACTGAGATTAAACGACTATTTTGCTTTAATATCCAATTAGATAGAGTTTCAAGTTCTGTTTCTCGGTTGTAAAAATTTATTATTTGAGGAGCTAGGGTTAAATCGTGATAAACTGATTTAGATTTAGTGTTTATGTCACTTTCTTGATATTGTTTGTTAGGTTGACTTAATGCCTGTGTATGACAAAAATGATTATTGTCACTATTATTGATATTATAAACATTTAAGGAGTTTGAGCATGATTCAATATTTAATCTTTCAAATGTAGAACGAAAATTAGTCTTTCTTATATCCTCATTTAATGCTTCAGATACAAGTTTCCATAATTCAGCCCCCACATCCCCCACATGACCTTCTGTAACATGACATTTCTGGGCGATATCATCATAGGTTTGTCTTTGCCAAGTTCCCTCAACTACAGCCTTTTGCACATCATCTAGGTGTTTTCCTGTTTTCTCAACGACTAGCCGATCTACAAATTGTAACACTTCCTTTACATTCATCAAAACTATAGAGGATAAAGGTTTCAATAATTATAGCCTAACCAGAATCCGATTTTTTCCGAACTTTTCCGATTTTATTTAATGTTTTGTAATAAAACTCCCGATTAAATCCGTTCTTTTTAGAGTGGTTAAATCTCAAGTTCAAGTTTATGTTAGAAGTACCTAAAAATTAAAGAAAGAAAAATTTATGGATTTAAGAAGCGTATTACAGGGGCTAGTCAATGAGCTTCTGCCGGGCCAACAAATGTCAGAGGAACATTTTGAAGAAATCTATCAAATAATTGAGGATAAGGTAGATAACGAACCTCCTCCTCGCTTTGCTTTTATTGGTGAAACAGGAGTAGGAAAATCCTCTACTCTCAATGCACTATTCAACGCAGGTTTAGAAGTTAGTCATATCGAAGCCTGTACACAAACAGCAAGAGGGATTGAAGTTAAATTCAACGAACTTGAAGGAGTTAATGGGGCATTAATCGCCTATGATATGCCCGGATTAGGTGAAAGTCGCCTTAAACAAAGAGAACATATTGCTTTATATGAAAACATTTTAAAAGATGTTGATGTAGCTTTATGGATTTTAGATGGTCAAAATAGAGCGATCGCCCAAATACAAGAATATCTCGAAGTTGAATTAAAATCAATTAATCCTAGACTTTTAGAAAGAATGGTTATCGCTTTAAACAAAGTAGATTTAGTGCATCCTGGTGAAACTCATTGGCATCCTTTAGCTAATTTACCTAGCGAAGAACAAGAAGAAAATATCAAAGGAAGAATCCGTGATGTTAAAAGAAAAATTCATGAAGTTCTTCCTAATTGGCGAGGAACAATTGTCGGCTATTCTGCTAACAGAAGATACAATTTACCTCATCTTTTTGATGCCATGATGGATGCGGTTCCTAATAAAAGACGATGGGTAGTTGCTTCGCGTAAAGCTTTAGCTGACTTTTTGGAATTAGTTGATCCTCAATTATTACCTCCAGAAAAAAGACAAGAAAGATTACAAAATCAACAACCTAGACCTTCAAAAATGTCAGATATTGTTGCTAATATGCCGCCCGAAGAATTTGCCAAATTATCAAATAATAAAGCGGCTTTTGAAAAATGGCTAAAATCACAAGGGTTGTAACAACAATAATTTCATTATTTTCAATAAATATTAACTAAAATAAGGACATTTAAAATGACAAAATATGTGCCAAATGAGACATATATTCCTAGCGATGATTTAAACCAAATTAAAGCTAGGCTAATTAATCAAATTAGTTCTATGAATGAAGCCGAATTAAGAATTGTGGCTAAATCTGAAGCAAGTTTCAGAGCTTATGTTACTGGGGCTTTTAAAGCTATTGCCCAACTTTTTGGTTATATCATTGCTCAAATTGTCGGTACTTTCAGAGATATCGGTAGAGGTATTAGTGCTGGTTGGCAACAAGGATGGAAAGCAGGGTTGGGAGATTAACTAATTAGTGATTTGATTATGACTGAAAAATAAAAAATTAAGATCATGAGTGAATGGATGCCCTTACCTTTTCCAAAATGTCCAAGATGCCAAAAATCTTGGGTAAAAAGTTATCATTGTTGTTTAGTTCCTGGCGAAGTTTTAGTTGAACCATATCAAAGACAAGCAAAATGTTGTAGTTGTAGTGAACAATGGTATGTACTGAACACCAGTTTTAATTGCTCTTGTGGCTATACTTTCAGCGCATCAGAAGTAGAAAATGCTCTTTCAACAACACAATTATTAAAACAACGTTTGATTCAAAAGCTGAACGAAATGGATAGTTTTGAAAGGAGTATTACAACTAAATCTCAAAGCTCTTTTAAACAATGGATTGGTAGTATTAGTTATGAAATAGGAAGGTTATTAGGAACAACAGTAAGTCAAGCTAAACAATTAATTGATAACTTTTTTGAAAAGTGGTCATTTTAATTAGTTAATCTTAGCTTATTATAGATATCTTACCTGATGATGTCCAAAAATCGGCTTTTGTTTGTGTAAGGAATGTAAACGTTGAGGTTTACCAACGCTCATTCGCTTCCTCTCTTGTCAAGGAATGAAAGTTAGGAATCACAATAGGATTTGCTGTTAGTTTAGCAATAATTCCCGTTGTAGGAAAGCCTTTCGTTTTTTTCATAGATTCCGATTCTATAATCAGTTTTACGGTTTGACC
Above is a window of Planktothrix sp. FACHB-1365 DNA encoding:
- a CDS encoding carbohydrate kinase, whose protein sequence is MNNPQVICIGEMLFDRLSNELGQPLEQVKSWTDYPGGAPANTACGLVKLGISTAFIGCIGEDAPGEQLVELLREIGVNITGVQRHSNAPTRIVYVVRDAGGDRSFAGFGDRDTREFADTHLQAELLPEVLFKTAEFLVLGTLELAYPESQKAILKAIQLAKKYQVKVFIDINWRPMFWSNPNEAMELILKVVQNADFLKLTNEEAELLFNTIEPKAIAQQLQIQGVFVTAGEQGCAYYLAGNSGRLPAFSVSVADTTGAGDGFTAGILDQFCKLGLDAINHAIIAEDMVRFASAVGALTTTKPGAIAAQPTLTEVEIFLNNSKS
- a CDS encoding type IV toxin-antitoxin system AbiEi family antitoxin, with the translated sequence MRPKNPLFQKCLAYLESLPNIKATILGEPYFSSEVLADGELTISNSHNTFNYVCEIKTGLTNDVVEQVADYLTKLGDRLKPGQKPLLVTRSLSNLVVDQLLERNIEFIDVDGNIYLNSPGIYLVVRNQASKDSKNKSLEITSSTLQVMYALLSQPNTLKQDNVDEQISYISGVSPKTVKSTLKKLQELDYMTYKYGRYEIIDYVKLLERWELGYSERLRSKLLIGTFSPIGKRNFSEIEDELKQYADQYGYLIGGELAASILTEYLRPISAILHLGENIDYRQIAVKLKLKPDPEGSITLLESFGHDQYDQNEFGGLKNIVHPLLIHAELVRTGNSRLKETAILIYDRYIEEIA
- a CDS encoding nucleotidyl transferase AbiEii/AbiGii toxin family protein, translating into MIGSKEKQVLTDLVNIVTALELPMILVGAGARLLIFDQKFGEGRGTKDWDVAISIESWEAYQELRDNLMGGNSPRFKPTKNAHKFIHIETNIEVDIVPFGEIGEPNQKIVWPDSGNPMNVLGFPEALFHATTASIDDLEIKVIDTPAFIVLKVFAWGDRGERTNKDLEDIEFILSRYEDDKRVYTELLDELAEGVVELLDANIYLLGQDINRILQEKTRVELNLLLDKLIEGLDVDQPRRSLGYRLKVLQQGIRSLSR
- a CDS encoding DUF1565 domain-containing protein: MVTLYVNPATGNDFSSGDSNSPFKTLKKALSQAQSGTTIYLEAGTYNSFSGETFPLIVPSGVIVMGNESGKGSGILIEGNGLYTSPSAASQNITILMENNAQLLGVTVTNIQTRGTGVWIESQSPMIANCTLTRCKREGIYAVGSGNPQILNSIFTQNEGYGLSIEGEIKGEIQGNTFQNTGYGLSIKDQAAPLIRDNAIVENRSGLLIADHAKPILRQNLIERNSGDGVVILNQATPDLGTVQTPGGNTIRNNGGFDVQNAGTASLTSFGNIISPTRVKGTLQVVTQTVPMAASATLFVNSATGNDSATGGQSDPLKTIAKALSRAQSGTVIQVAPGSYNAASGEVFPLIVPSGVTILGNEATKGQDVVIVGSGTFTSPSAAAQNITILMQNNSTVKGVSVTNEQTRGTGIWAESVYCTVASCTLSKSKREGLFATGTAIPTVLNSDFIQNVGNGIALAGNAKGEIRGNKFQNTGYAIAVQASAAPLIIENEILENRSGLVLSGQSKPVLRKNQVKKNLQDGLTVIADSAPDLGNPQDNGGNVFVDNGKYDVQNASKFTLVSVGNQINPTRTLGNIEFSANQSPTPSPTPAPSPGPTPTPTPAPGGAKFNDIASHWARPFIERLADMGIISGFPDGSFKPDATLTRAQHAAMLMKAFTLTPIREAIAFTDVPADFWGKEAINQANRAGFLSGYPDKSFRPNQNLTRSQAIVSLVNGLKLTGGTPVNLSVYTDRAQIPAFAVNAMITATELNMVVNYPKKEVFNPLRDVSRAEIAAIFYQTLVAVNRAQAIDSPYIV
- a CDS encoding ribbon-helix-helix protein, CopG family; protein product: MSTNRKKRTPSTSRPASAISDKVKVTVSLTADSAQQIESLAKELGVSKSELFERLGKGELNLSTKTPETAPSTSSETVETANVESSDLSSETVALKQQVEEQANTIQQLQQQLTRISELEAQLAQTVDSATHEALKQEAEQQKQTITNLHHQLEQKVTQTVDVEVYQALQKASEQQKSTIAQLQTQLNRIPELEQELAGKISAETHQTLQNELEQQRTIEAQLTQQIEALEKELNASNGSLAQLQMKQEKITELEVKLAHSISTESYSQLEHICATQKAQIATMEQKLASLVSSKTQQPGTTNTTVNYDALKTYLQEQDNLIDTLQKRVLELQGLACFGESQLSKWRYRTYNS
- a CDS encoding AAA family ATPase, with translation MNVKEVLQFVDRLVVEKTGKHLDDVQKAVVEGTWQRQTYDDIAQKCHVTEGHVGDVGAELWKLVSEALNEDIRKTNFRSTFERLNIESCSNSLNVYNINNSDNNHFCHTQALSQPNKQYQESDINTKSKSVYHDLTLAPQIINFYNRETELETLSNWILKQNSRLISVLGISGMGKTALVKRFIDLNLDQFEVIIWKSLKYPKPLELLIQDLLNIIKPEEKQTIDDQFKQLLDLLIEKKCLIILDDVQNIFTPGQFAGQYQPEYQSYQNFFTLMTEIEHQSSLILISQEQCGEMESLDEELYPVKCLELSGLYDTNILNYKGLKNQECWLNLINLYEGNPSYLKSIAISIKNIFDGDLAEFLAENELVITQEMRSHFNQLFNRLSPIEQQIVLKLSEFQQPLSRETLRESVELSSTDLINGLQSLQQRYLLAKIKQDKIMFKLSSIFRGFVKNFS
- a CDS encoding GTPase family protein, coding for MDLRSVLQGLVNELLPGQQMSEEHFEEIYQIIEDKVDNEPPPRFAFIGETGVGKSSTLNALFNAGLEVSHIEACTQTARGIEVKFNELEGVNGALIAYDMPGLGESRLKQREHIALYENILKDVDVALWILDGQNRAIAQIQEYLEVELKSINPRLLERMVIALNKVDLVHPGETHWHPLANLPSEEQEENIKGRIRDVKRKIHEVLPNWRGTIVGYSANRRYNLPHLFDAMMDAVPNKRRWVVASRKALADFLELVDPQLLPPEKRQERLQNQQPRPSKMSDIVANMPPEEFAKLSNNKAAFEKWLKSQGL
- a CDS encoding antitoxin family protein translates to MQQQSFDAIFENGVFRPLADFQLTEGQTVKLIIESESMKKTKGFPTTGIIAKLTANPIVIPNFHSLTREEANERW